The DNA window GTATGATATCCCTTGTTAGGTACCGTTCGAAAATGGCGGCCTAGACTAACTCCACGCTAGATTATTTCTTCCGAGCGCCACGAGAAGGCCCTGCTTGGAGGCACTGAGCGCCTCAttggcgccctcgccgcggatAATGCCGACATGTACCAGCAGATTGTCAAGATCCTGCAGCTCTACTACCACTACGATCTCGTGAGCGAGGAGGTGGTGACGAAGTGGGGCTCCAAGGCCAGCAAGAAGTATGTGGACCTCTCCACCTCGAGGAAGATTCGCAAGGCTGCAGAGCCATTCCTCAAGTGGCttgaggaggccgacgaggaggagtcctctgaggaggaggactaAATTCTCCGTTCGGCGCGGTTTTCCTCTCGAGGGACCCAAATTGTCAGGAACCCGGCTTGTTGAAGGGCTGTCTACTTTCAAAAGGTGTGTTGAGAACGTCTGCAAAGAAAAGTTGGAGGAACACGAGATTGAAACATTGATTGGGTGGCTTGGTAGTGTAGATTGATAGCTTTTGCTCCCTGGCTGCTCTCTCGAAAACTAGTACCTCCAAACCTGCAATCGTCCCCAACGCATATATGTACATGACGTACAAGACTTGTTCATTTGTCATGTAAACGTGAGAGAGCGTGTTGAAGGAATAGTATGGCGCTATTAAGACACGTGCACATGGAGAACCGAGTACCCATACAAACCAACATATCACCCGGTGCAGGTTCCGTACTTTGGCTGACACCCAGTGCCACAATAGGCGGCGGTGTTTCCGCTATAGCATCGCGCCGTCAAATTAGCCAACTTCTGGTAGTGCGGTAAAGCTCGTTCATGCATTGGGCAGCCTTACCAATATCCATACTTTGAGCAGCAGGTTTTTGTTCCGTAGTAGAGACAGGTCGCATTATAGCTCGGGCCACACAGGCCGACGGTGGTGTTCGTGAGGGTGTCGGACGTGGGATCACATGTTCCGTACTTTGGGTTGCAGCCTGTGCCACAGTACGCCGGAGACGAGCCGCTGTGATGGCCGTATGTTAGCACCGTGGACATCCCAAAGAGAGTCGGACTCaaggggggaaggaagggaagTGAACGCACCACCATCCATAGGCGGAGCAGCAGTTGCCGTACGCGGAGCCTTTGCAAGTGTAAccgttggtgccgccgcagctctgATCTTTGGAGATTGTGGCCGAGCTAGAGGAGCtggatgaggcggcggcggcggtgctggagGTCGTCGTGACTGGCACCTTGATCGGGGGGCTCGAGGCCGAAGAGCTCGAAGTTGCTGCGCTGgtgctactgctactgctactgctgctacttcCGCCAGTGTTGttgccggcaccgccggcagGGGTGCAAgcgccggccgagcccgCGGATCGGTACCAGTTCTCCTTGGGGTCACCGAGACACTCGCCCACGGTGACGAGCTTGTAGCCGCGGTCCTTGGCCACCCTGACCATGTAGTCGGTGAGGTTGGTGACGGTCTGCTCGTGGGTGTCGTGGGCCAGGACGATGTAGCTGTTGGAGATGGAGGTGTTGGACATGCCGGCCGAGTACCTGTCCTTGGAGACCTGGATCTGGGTGGGCGAGTCGTTCTCGTAGTCCTTGGTGTCGAGGTTGGTGCTGACGATGTGGTAGCCGAGCTGGCTCATGAGGGCCTGGCAGTTGGAGCCGCACGAGAGGAACGGCGGGCGCATGTACGTCGGGAACCAGCCAAAGATGTTGCGAAAGGCCATCTCGTCGTAAATCATCTCCGTCTTGCGGACCGTGctgttggccgcctcgaggtcctGGTGCGTCCAGGTGTGGTGCGCGATCTGGTGGCCCGCGTCGTAGGCGCGCTTGACGATGGAGGCCCACGAGTTGCCGCAGCCGTCAATCTCCCCCTTGCCCACGTTGTTGCCCGAGACGAAGAAGGTGGCCTTGACGCCGAGCGCGTCcagcttgtcgagcagcgcgcTCGTGAAGCTCTCGGGGCCGTCATCATAGGTCAGTGCGACCTGCCCGGGCGAGCTGCacgtggtgatgatggtgcctGCGTTTTCCCGTGTTAGTTTTGCGGATTGCCTCCTGTAGATGGCATGAACACGCACCGTAGGGAACGTTTCCAATCTTGGGCCGAGCGATATTCTCCGTAGAATCGCCGACTGGCTTTTGACTGAGGGTTCTCGTGGTCAGCTCTCCGTCCTGCCCCTACCAGTCGCCGTGCGTGGGCTACTCACAAGGTATCACAGCCGTTGCTGTAAGTGAGCTGGCAGCCGGGGGCAGCGCAATAATCCTTGGTGGTGCCACAGAAGCCCGACTCAGAGCAGCAGGATCCCGAAGGGCATGAGCCAGCGCTGGAGCCGCAAGAGGCTCGCTTTTCCAAGAATTGGAATCCTTCATCCTGAACAAGATGGGTGAAGCCGACCTCCACCAGCACCGCAagagcgaggccgagggaAAAGGGAGCTCTCATGGTGCATTTAATGATTGTAGTAACTCAATCGCGTCTTTTTACTGACCTTTTCTTTGCATAAATCCGGGTGATATTGGTCTTCCTGGAGGCTtagggctggctggcctgccgTTCCTTTCTTATACACTCCTGCATGTGCTGGCAGCGTCTGCAGTGCCATGTCGCACAGCACTGAAGATCCGCGCGGCCCGTTTTTGCCCCAAGCTCCGGATCCAGCCCCAGCTCCATGCGCCCGTACCGTCAGCTTCATGGGCGGTGTGCAAGTGTTGAAGCGGTCGTGGCTCAACGCTTCGCGACATGGTCTCTCGCGAAGCTTCAATAGCCGCGTGCCTTGGTGGCGCACCACTTTTGAGAGCGCTTCAGCCCAACGCTATCGTCCCGCAACCTCGCTTTCTTTTCGGGGCCATTGCCATCGGCCAACCGCGAACGCCGAGTCGGCAGTGCTATTCCGCTTTGGCTCGAGTTGGACGAGAAGGGAATGCTTCTCCCTCCCTTTTGGGGCATTATTGTGCTCGATGAGGGGGTCTCGACAACAAAGGCGTTGACCGGCTTCCTTTTCCTCTTCTCTTGGCAGCTGAATGAGTGTCCCCGCGCTGAAATGCTTGCAGACGAATCTGGAATGCTGTGGTGGGAGTCCTAACCAACTGGGATGCATAGTGCGAGCTCCCGGCTTGACACATtcaggcagcggcgggcccgTGGGCTCCGAGCAATGAAGCCGGGTAACTGTTGAGGTTGTCCGACATCTTTCCAACGTTGGATTTTGAGGAGCAAAGCATGCTCGGGGGTTAAGCCACATCGTAGACCTTGCTTGTCTAGGGTCCCCAACTCAGGCGTCCAATGGCAGAAAGGAGAGAAGGTGCCACCACAGGTCGGTACGGGTATTCAGGCGTTGTGAACATCGTCAGGCCCAGGCCGTACTTCCCATGCCACGACTGTAATGATGCAGAACGATACCAGGCTGCTCTTCTCACCGGTCGAATGTGACTGCCATGGATGCCTAGTCTTGTGCCGCATACTCCATACGTCATACTCAGGGCGCCGTCAGTCGTAGTGGTACAGCATATATCAGGGAGGAGTTGTGGGTGAGATGACTCGGGCTGGCGGCACCTCTCTCAGTGACCAAATGATCACGTTACAAGCTCAGAATCGCGTTGTCAGCATTGCCGTGGCATGTACTAGGTGCTACAGGCTCCTCTCAATGTCACTTTCACTCTTTCCTGCGCAGTGTTTGGCGCCATGGGCTTTCAATTCTGAAAACGAAACCAGCTTGTAATATGCTAAATGTTGCTGATCCTCTGTGAGCTCAATTAGCCTCCTTCCTGAACTCCAAGCCCGATCCCTTAGTCGCGCATGGTACACATGGAGCGATCCTAGCTGCCTTTCTCTGCCGGTACTCGGATTGATCCTGGCTCAGGTCTTGACGGCGATGGACGGACCCTCAGACTTAACACGCTCACCATCCCGCTTGGCCGGCTGGATGTCAGTCATGTTTGTGTCCCCGTCTGGTTGTTCCGCTCCATCGCCttgcccctcctcgccgctgtCCGCATGAGCTTTAGCATGGGCAGCATCGCCATTGGTTTCAGCAACATCTGTCTGTTTGAAGATGTAGGCACTGAGCGCTTGCACCGCCAACTCAATTTCATTGTCCTGAATGACCTTGTCGAAAAGCTCTGCAATCTTGTCTTCCTCTGGTGGGGTGGTCTGCTTGGCAAGAAAGCTAGTGAtcgctgcgtcgtcgaggccggaAATtacgaggcgctggcgcaagGCATCGGCGGACGTGGGCTTGTCAAGAATGTAGCGTGCCTCAAAGTCCATGTCCTTCGCGAACTGGGCGGCCTGGAAATCACTGTTAGCTGTGATGTTGTGCAGTGATAAAGTCACGAGGAAAACTACCTCAAGGTCCAAGTCAATGATTGGAACCTTGCCAGACTCCATAACAGCTTCGATTGCCTTGATGCTCGTGCCATACTCGGTGCCGTCTCTTGTGCCGTATTCGAGAAGGCGATCGCTATCCCGTAGCTGATTGAACTCTGGGACGGTGACGAAATGGAAATTTTTGCCCTTCACTTCGCCGTCCTGTGGCTCCCGAGTCGTGTGTCGCACAACGGGCGTGAAAACACCGGCATGGCGTTCCATCAGCTTCGCCACGAGCGCCGAGGTGCCGGCTCCGGTCAGGGCGCAGACGATGATTGAACCTCGGTCCTCGGGCATATCTTCTTCTCGTGCCGAATCCTCTTCCACCTGGTCTTGgtcgccatcttcgtcaAGCTCTTGGAAAACAAATTCGATGTTCTTGGGGTCGTCGATCTTATCAAACGCTGCTAGTTTCGTGCGTCCGGCTATGCGAAGCGCCCTCCAGCTCTTGCTGGCCTTGCCTGCTATCGCTACAGCCTTTGTCTGGTCATTCGTCGGCATGCTAATCTCAAAATCGTCATCTGAGATTTTTCTTTTGAAGTCGTCCAGGTCGGGTAGTTGATATCTTTCTGCTGACTGGAGGTTATCCATGGCCAGCTTCCGGTCATCATCTCGCAGGAATTCCATGGATAGGGAGCCCATCGGTGTCTGCCGAAGTCGCTTGCTTGTGGCCATACGCTGGGCCGCGCTCTTAGACGCGTTGAAGGACTCGTCGGAGACAGGCTCTCGCTGAATAGGTGGGCAACTAGCCATTTTCCAAAAGATCCAGTTCTTGTCCCTGGCCAGCACAGTTTCGACCATCCTGAAGAAATATGGGCCATCTTGTCCTCGTTTTAAGTAATCCGAGATTGTCATCTTCATCTCTGTGGCCCATTTCGTCTAGTGAGGGTTAGCAATGGTCACTTGGGCCGGACCGGGGATGGACACGAACGTTTTCTTCGTTGAGTTGGTCGTTATACATGACTGATTTGTTGGAAGCGACCATGCTCGCCAGCTTTTCCTTTGCGCCCGCAGACATGGACAAGATGAAGTCGGTAATGATGAGCGCCTGGACCAAGACATGCCTCCGAAAAGACAAATCGCCTATCTGTTGCAAAAGTCAGCCTTCACATACTTCGTGATGCTTGCTGGTAGGGGTTCTCATGCACCTCTAATTCGAAAAGATCTTTGCTCGTCAAATACTTGGGGTTAAACGTCTCAGGGGTATCACCGGGTTTCTCTTgttgctcctcctctctcttGCGTTTTAGATTCCTCCTCATGTTCTcggtcgtcctcgaggacacGGGCCCCTCGGCGCTCGTCAACCCATGGAACGCCTTCATGGTGGCATCCAAGCTGGTTTTGAATTTGTTGAAGTGGGTAACGTCGAATAGCTTGAGCGGCTGGCTGAAGCTCTCTTGTAACGACCAGAATAGAGGGTATAGAGCATCGGGTTCTAGGGTATCCTTGGGACCAAATGAGACCCCTTTCGCACTGGTCTTCGGGTCCGGCGACTCCTTTGGTGTCTTCGCTTGGTCGTCGATTTCCATTTTCGTTTCTCCCTCCAAACCGTCTGTTTCATACCTCGTGACATTTTCAACGTGGTATTCGCCTCGAAGATTGACAGAGCTCCTGTCGCCAAGAGGAAAGCTCTGGAAGAGAAAAATGAAGACCCTGCCGCAGAATGCCgtgtcctcggcgcgggaAAGCCGGCGCAAAAGTTCGTTGCAGCTTCGCAAAATTACGAGCTGCTTTTGCTTGAAGTGGCTTACTGTGATGCGGTCGCGTCTTGACTCGAGGTAATCGAAAACCTTCCGGCAGCCTGCGATTGTTTGGCTGTCGAGCAGCTCTTCGACCAGCCAGAACATCAAAGCCGGGTCGCACTGGCCGTTATCTGATAGTATAGACAGAACATCTAGTAAATTCCACATCTTGACAAAATCTGGCGAGTTGATTGAGGTGGAAGCCTGTGAAAGACATTGTCAGCTTTATATTGCAAGGGTCGTTTGCCGGGCACTGACGATGAGCTGATCAAAGAGGTCTCTTGCGGCCGTCTCAACGACCGCGAACTGTCGAGACTTATCAGCCCCCGGTGTGGCATCATTAGGATCATTGTTTGCTGCAGCATCGCTTGTTGAAGCCGCAACAATGCGCGACGATAAATCTTTCAAGTCGGAGGGGCTGACGGCGGGTTCGATCGTGACGGTCTGCTTCGCAGTGGCAGCTTCGCCGAGAAGGTCGTCAAAGAGCTTGCCGACGCTCAGGACGGCTGGAACGCCTGGGTTTCCGACGTCGAGCGCAGGCATTCTGGAAAGCTATCAAGGCGAACAACTGCCGATGACCCTTCaagcaggcgccgccgcctggagGCTTCCCCTTGGCCCCGCGCGTTGACGatggagcggcgggcgcaagATACGGCAGGCACCCGGTGTCGAGAGTTGTATACGACGTGTTTCGTGTAGCGATGGCAATCGGGTTGGTCTCCTGGCGGGCGGTGTTGTGCTCCTTCCTGCTTTTGAAGCTGGGCTGGTGGTGTTCGTGAATGCGCAAGGCTGCGTTTGAGCTcgagggacgaggaggtTTCATTACAACAATAGGTACGAGCGTGGTGGCCAACAATaggctgcagctgccgtACCGCGCCACTAGTCGGTACCTCTGGAAGCCCTGCTCCACGATTACTGAGGTGGCTTAGTCGTGGGTCGGCGCAAGGCTGAAATTTTGGGCCGCGGACCCAGCCTGGACTTTGACGGGCCACACCACCAGCGCAGCttcgccagcagcaacaacatcGAACTGCTCGTCCTTGGAACCGAATCCACCGCCCCCATCCACGAACTGCCTCTCACTCTCTCAACCCGCCGAAAGTTGACTGTGTCCTGCGGCTCATGACGCGAAGCGCTCGTGGTAATGCCTAACGCGAAGCGGCAGAAgggcggcagtggcgcgGCCAAGACGAGAAAGACCCAAGAACCGGTCCAAGATCTTAAGGACGGCCGCCCGACGCCTGctgaggtcgaggaggaggaacatCAGTTCGTGCAGCTAGCGCGCAAGTATTGGCTAAAGTCTGGCCGGACGGCAGCGAAGCCCAAGGTCAAGAATGATGTACTCAAGCAGGGAATCTGGGATGTTTTGGAGCGCGAAGGGTTCCAGCACAAGTCGCTCGTGCTTCTCGAGAGCCTGCAAACGCTGGAAAGGTGAGGTTTCTCATGTATTGGCACTTGATGCCGTTTCTGACTCTTGATGCAGCTACCTATGGCCTGGCTATACCGAGGAGTCCTCAAATTACCATGTCCTTTTGATGGCCCTCATCGTCAATGTGAAAAGGCGCGAGCACCTGGAAACATGGAGTAAGCAACGTTACTTCGAAACTTTGGTGGTTACTGCTGACCTCGTAATTATCAGGCATATTTGACGACAGACCAGAGAGCTTCTCATCCATGTTCCGACGAATCCTATCGCTGATGCTCGACCGCACCTTGTCTGCGACCGTCCGAACACACCTGCTCTGTTTCCTCATATTTGCCTTTCAAAATTTGGATTGTGCAATTGTGAGGAAAGAATGTGCTCCTTTGGTCTCAATCGGCATCTGGCAGAATCTGTCAAGCGAGAACGAGAGAGAGGCGCATCTAGATCAGGCCGCACACTTGAGAAAGGCTTGGCGCGCATCTCTGAAGCGGTACGAGGCGGCTGACGAGCCGACAAAAGCTCGTCTGCGCTTCGAGAGATCGTGGCTATATTCTCTGCTTCTCGACTTTCTGGCCCTGTTGTTCGATGGTAACAGCAAGTCTGGTGAGCTTGAATGAACCCTCTGCTATGCTCGATCTAACATGGCCCAAGACGCTGCACTTTACTGCGAACGATTCGTTGAATTTATCTCGGACTTGCAGAGCCAACTACCAACAAGGCGCTATGTCAACGCTCTACTCCAAGACCTGCATCTTCTACCAGTCATGAAGCTGTCCCCCATGTACAATGATGAGAGCAACGCGCTTCTTAGGGACCTTCACGATCTGTTATCCCACTATACGTACTTCACAATCGACGATCAAACAGGCACTCAGCTTGGACGTACAGAAGCGTACGACAGGCATTGTGCAGCTTTGGgcaagctgcagcgcgtAGCCCTCAAGCATTTCAAGGAAAAATTGACGGTCTTGGCTCTCTCTAACTATGGCGCAATAGACCAACGAGACGAGCTAGAGGCGTTACTGGCACCTCTGACCGACGAAGAGTTGGCAGAACTCGCGGCTTTGCTGGGAGCTCGGATTAGCTATCCTGACAGCTTCAAGGTGCCTATTGACCGCAAGTTCCTGCTTGAGATTCTTATTGGGAAATTCGAGCGTAGGAAGACGTTTCAGGAGGTGGCCAAGGACATGGCATTAGTGCCGACTGAGAAGACGCTGTTCGATGCCGGCTTCCAGCGAGCTGATACCTACGACGGCTCACACCCATTGGCTCTGCCGAAATTGAACCTGCAATACCTGTCTGCCGGGGACTTTCTGTGGCGCGCATTGGTATTGTACCGATTGGAGTCGTATTATGGGATCCGCAAAGACATCGAGTCTGCTCTACGACGCCTTCGACCGGAACTACGACAGCCTGGAGAGACACACTTTGCCGGATTCTCGAAGATGGCCATGCCGATATCGAAGCCCATGTAAGCAATTCTTCAGAATCTGCTGATATCCAAAGCTAAATTGCCTCTCTAGGGTACTCGAAGTTGTTCCGCCTCTGGTGGGCGACGAGCATCCGTCATTGGTAAAAGCTGAGGTAGTAGTGGATGTCCGGCGGCT is part of the Purpureocillium takamizusanense chromosome 7, complete sequence genome and encodes:
- a CDS encoding uncharacterized protein (SECRETED:SignalP(1-20~SECRETED:cutsite=GFT-HL~SECRETED:prob=0.6146)~COG:O~CAZy:CBM18~EggNog:ENOG503NWJ2~CAZy:CE4), whose protein sequence is MRAPFSLGLALAVLVEVGFTHLVQDEGFQFLEKRASCGSSAGSCPSGSCCSESGFCGTTKDYCAAPGCQLTYSNGCDTFQKPVGDSTENIARPKIGNVPYGTIITTCSSPGQVALTYDDGPESFTSALLDKLDALGVKATFFVSGNNVGKGEIDGCGNSWASIVKRAYDAGHQIAHHTWTHQDLEAANSTVRKTEMIYDEMAFRNIFGWFPTYMRPPFLSCGSNCQALMSQLGYHIVSTNLDTKDYENDSPTQIQVSKDRYSAGMSNTSISNSYIVLAHDTHEQTVTNLTDYMVRVAKDRGYKLVTVGECLGDPKENWYRSAGSAGACTPAGGAGNNTGGSSSSSSSSSTSAATSSSSASSPPIKVPVTTTSSTAAAASSSSSSSATISKDQSCGGTNGYTCKGSAYGNCCSAYGWCGSSPAYCGTGCNPKYGTCDPTSDTLTNTTVGLCGPSYNATCLYYGTKTCCSKYGYCGNTAAYCGTGCQPKYGTCTG
- a CDS encoding uncharacterized protein (EggNog:ENOG503NZEE~COG:F~COG:Y) is translated as MPALDVGNPGVPAVLSVGKLFDDLLGEAATAKQTVTIEPAVSPSDLKDLSSRIVAASTSDAAANNDPNDATPGADKSRQFAVVETAARDLFDQLIASTSINSPDFVKMWNLLDVLSILSDNGQCDPALMFWLVEELLDSQTIAGCRKVFDYLESRRDRITVSHFKQKQLVILRSCNELLRRLSRAEDTAFCGRVFIFLFQSFPLGDRSSVNLRGEYHVENVTRYETDGLEGETKMEIDDQAKTPKESPDPKTSAKGVSFGPKDTLEPDALYPLFWSLQESFSQPLKLFDVTHFNKFKTSLDATMKAFHGLTSAEGPVSSRTTENMRRNLKRKREEEQQEKPGDTPETFNPKYLTSKDLFELEIGDLSFRRHVLVQALIITDFILSMSAGAKEKLASMVASNKSVMYNDQLNEENTKWATEMKMTISDYLKRGQDGPYFFRMVETVLARDKNWIFWKMASCPPIQREPVSDESFNASKSAAQRMATSKRLRQTPMGSLSMEFLRDDDRKLAMDNLQSAERYQLPDLDDFKRKISDDDFEISMPTNDQTKAVAIAGKASKSWRALRIAGRTKLAAFDKIDDPKNIEFVFQELDEDGDQDQVEEDSAREEDMPEDRGSIIVCALTGAGTSALVAKLMERHAGVFTPVVRHTTREPQDGEVKGKNFHFVTVPEFNQLRDSDRLLEYGTRDGTEYGTSIKAIEAVMESGKVPIIDLDLEVVFLVTLSLHNITANSDFQAAQFAKDMDFEARYILDKPTSADALRQRLVISGLDDAAITSFLAKQTTPPEEDKIAELFDKVIQDNEIELAVQALSAYIFKQTDVAETNGDAAHAKAHADSGEEGQGDGAEQPDGDTNMTDIQPAKRDGERVKSEGPSIAVKT